The following coding sequences are from one Frankiaceae bacterium window:
- a CDS encoding YraN family protein, producing the protein MRAKDAVGAYGERVAVRFLADAGYAVLDRNWRCRAGELDVVAVRGGVVVFVEVKCRRSSAFGAPASAVTSSKIARLRAAASLWLAEHDLADADVRFDVVSVLRPLRGAAEVEHVEGAF; encoded by the coding sequence GTGCGGGCCAAGGACGCGGTCGGTGCGTACGGCGAGCGGGTCGCCGTGCGCTTCCTGGCGGACGCGGGGTACGCGGTCCTCGACCGCAACTGGCGCTGCCGCGCGGGTGAGCTCGACGTCGTCGCCGTGCGCGGCGGCGTCGTCGTGTTCGTCGAGGTCAAGTGCCGGCGCTCGTCTGCCTTCGGGGCGCCGGCGTCCGCCGTCACGTCGTCGAAGATCGCGCGGCTGCGCGCCGCCGCGTCGTTGTGGCTCGCTGAGCACGACCTCGCCGACGCCGACGTGCGCTTCGACGTCGTCTCGGTGCTGCGGCCGCTGCGCGGCGCGGCCGAGGTCGAGCACGTCGAGGGGGCGTTCTGA
- a CDS encoding YifB family Mg chelatase-like AAA ATPase, protein MALGRAWSIGLVGLDGHVVEVEADLAAGIPAFVLIGLPDATMQEARDRVRAAVVNSGRTWPQRRITLALSPAALPKRGSAFDLAMAVAVLVASEALPARAAEDVVLLGELSLDGRVRPVTGVLPAAFTAVRAGVRRMVVPAANVAEAALVPGLDVVGVADLASLLGHLTGEAGVPLALPGEPPPPAPASSSDVDLADVLGQAAARRSLEVAAAGGHNVFFLGPPGAGKTMLAERLPTILPRLDGDAALEVSAIHSVAGTLPADAPLITVPPFRAPHHSTSLPALVGGGSGVARPGEVSLAHRGVLFVDEAPEFATGHLDALRQPLESGTIVIARSGGVARYPARFTLVLAANPCPCSSAGKKDRDCTCPAGVRRRYLGRISGPLLDRLDIRCDLESVTRAELTEAGGEPSAAVRERVLAARERMAHRYAGTPWTANGEVPARELRRRWPLSAEAIAPAHAAVDTGRLSARGLDRVVRVAWTLADLEGRAAPGASHVRRAVALRKVSSHDL, encoded by the coding sequence ATGGCCCTCGGTCGCGCGTGGTCCATCGGTCTCGTCGGGCTCGACGGGCACGTCGTCGAGGTCGAGGCCGACCTCGCGGCGGGCATCCCCGCGTTCGTCCTCATCGGCCTGCCCGACGCGACGATGCAGGAGGCGCGCGACCGCGTCCGCGCCGCCGTCGTCAACTCCGGCCGCACCTGGCCGCAGCGCCGCATCACGCTCGCGCTGTCGCCGGCGGCGCTGCCGAAGCGGGGGAGCGCGTTCGACCTCGCCATGGCCGTGGCCGTGCTTGTGGCGTCGGAGGCGCTGCCCGCGCGCGCCGCGGAGGACGTGGTGCTGCTCGGCGAGCTGTCCTTGGACGGTCGCGTGCGGCCCGTGACGGGCGTGCTGCCGGCGGCGTTCACGGCGGTGCGGGCGGGCGTACGCCGCATGGTCGTCCCCGCCGCCAACGTCGCCGAGGCCGCCCTCGTCCCCGGCCTCGACGTCGTGGGCGTGGCCGACCTGGCCTCGTTGCTCGGGCACCTGACGGGGGAGGCGGGGGTGCCTCTGGCGCTCCCGGGCGAGCCGCCGCCGCCCGCCCCCGCCTCGTCCTCTGACGTCGACCTCGCGGACGTCCTCGGCCAGGCCGCGGCGCGGCGCTCGCTGGAGGTCGCCGCGGCGGGCGGGCACAACGTGTTCTTCCTCGGCCCGCCCGGCGCCGGCAAGACGATGCTCGCCGAGCGCCTCCCCACGATCCTGCCGCGCCTCGACGGCGACGCCGCGCTGGAGGTCTCGGCGATCCACTCGGTGGCGGGGACGCTGCCGGCTGACGCGCCGCTCATCACGGTGCCGCCGTTCAGGGCGCCGCACCACAGCACCTCGCTGCCCGCGCTGGTCGGCGGGGGGAGCGGCGTGGCACGGCCGGGCGAGGTGTCGCTGGCGCACCGGGGCGTGCTGTTCGTCGACGAGGCGCCGGAGTTCGCGACAGGGCACCTCGACGCGTTACGTCAGCCGCTGGAGTCGGGGACGATCGTCATCGCGCGGTCCGGCGGCGTGGCCCGCTACCCCGCGCGCTTCACGCTCGTCCTCGCGGCCAACCCGTGTCCGTGCTCGTCGGCCGGCAAGAAGGACCGTGACTGCACGTGCCCGGCGGGCGTACGCCGGCGCTACCTCGGCCGCATCTCGGGTCCGCTGCTCGACCGCCTCGACATCCGTTGCGACCTGGAGTCGGTGACCCGCGCGGAGCTGACGGAGGCGGGCGGCGAGCCGTCGGCGGCCGTCCGCGAGCGGGTGCTCGCCGCGCGCGAGCGCATGGCGCACCGCTACGCCGGCACCCCGTGGACCGCCAACGGCGAGGTGCCCGCCCGCGAGCTGCGCCGCCGCTGGCCGTTGTCCGCCGAGGCGATCGCGCCCGCGCATGCCGCCGTCGACACCGGGCGGCTCTCAGCGCGCGGCCTCGACCGGGTCGTCCGCGTCGCCTGGACCCTCGCCGACCTCGAAGGCCGGGCCGCGCCCGGCGCATCCCACGTCCGCCGCGCCGTCGCCCTCCGAAAGGTGAGCTCGCATGACCTCTGA